The Halotia branconii CENA392 region CGTCATGTCGAAAATGCTCAAGCCAAGTTACTTGCACACTACCCCGCCGAAACTCTGATCGCAATTTGTTTTCGTTTAGGATGGCCAGATGAAAAAATCAAAGTAGTTCCCCTGAAGCAAATGGCAGACTGTACTCATGCAGAAAAGTTGACTCGTACTACACTTTATGTAATTAGTCCAGCACTATTGCCAGTGACAGGGCGATCGCGTTTATATGATCCTGAACATAGTCATCTATTTCGCTCCTCACACCATTAACAGTTATAGCAATTTGAATAACAAGATCCCCGACTTCTCAAAGAAGTCGGGGATCTAAAAAACTGATAACTGACTTAAGGTAGCTTCTGCAAATATTCTTTGAGAGCTTCGTTAACTAAATTAGTCATCGGCTGCCCTTGGCTGGTGGCGGCGGCTTTCAATTTTTCGTAAATCTCATCGTGGAGGCTAATCCGATGTCGGGATCTACTAGGAGATTGGCTGGTTTTGGCTTTAGGCTCGATGTCTGCTGTTTCCGGCTCGTACGTAGCTGTAAACTCACGAATCGCATCAAACCCAACGCGATCGCAAAAATCACCGAAGCTTTCTCCAGGTTGCCGCGATTTCTTAAAATAAACAAAAATTGGCTCTAAAAAGCTTTCTAAATCATTATGGTGCAGCTTTTCTGTGTAAGGTTGCGCTAACCGCGTTTGAGCTGGTGAACCCCCCAGCCAAACTTGATAAGATTCGGGAGCGCTACCTACAAAACCCAACTCTGCCATGTAAGGACGGGCGCAACCATTAGGGCAGCCTGTCATCCTTACCACAAAATGTTCATTTTGTAAACCATTTTTATCTAATAGAGCGCGGATTTGCTCTAAAATTCCCGGTATTGCTCGTTCTGATTCGGTGATTGCCAAGCCGCAGGTAGGTAAAGCCGGACAAGCCATCGCATATCTAACTAAAGGCTCGATTTGATTAGGGTCAGAAATAATACCGCAACGGTTGAGAATCTCTTGAACAACTTGTTTTTGATTCGGTTCAATGTCGTAAAAAATGACGTTGTGGTGAGGTGTCAAGCGGATGGGTAAGTTCAATTGTTCGACAATTTCTCTCAAGGCAGTTTTTAGTTGAAACGAGCCTTGATCTTTAACTCGACCATTCTCAACTGAAATACCTAAGAATAGCTTGCCATCGCCTTGTTCTTGCCAACCGAGGAAGTCTTGATATTTAAATTCTGGCAGAGGTTTGAAGGGTGCAACTGATTTGCCGAAATATTCTTCAACCTTGGCGCGGAACTTATCTACACCCCAATCGTTGATTAAATATTTTAATCTAGCGTGACGACGGTCGCTGCGATCGCCATAATCTCTTTGGGTAGCAACAATTGCTTTGACTAAATCGTAGACATCATCTTTGGCTACGTAGCAAATCTCGTCTGCTAATCGAGCAAAGGTTTCTTCTTTGTTGTGTGTTCGACCTAAGCCGCCGCCTGCAAAAACATTAAAACCTTCAAGTTCTCCTTGCTGGTTGGTCATTACAACCAAAGTTAAATCTTGGGAATACAAATCAACCGAATTATCTCCTGGTACAGTCACGCAAACTTTAAACTTGCGGGGCATGTAGTGAGTGCCATAAATCGGCTCTTCGCTGTCATGAATAATTGTGCCAGTGCCATTACGCTGTCGTGCTGCTTTCACTTCTGGGCTTTCTTGGGCGCTAATTGCCTTTTCGCCATCGAGCCAAATTTCGTAATAAGCCCCTGTTTGCGGTGACAACAAGTCAGCTATATTTTGGGCATATTCCCAAGCATACTGGTACTCTGGGCGATTTTTAAAGGGGGCTGGTGGTGCCATGACGTTGCGGTTCAAGTCGCCGCAAGCACCCAAGGTAGAACCTAAATTCTTAACAATAGTAGCGATGGCTAATTTGAGATTTTTCTTTAAAATCCCGTGCATCTGAAAACCCTGGCGGGTAGTTACTCGTAATGTGCGATTGCCATATTCATCGGCCAGCTTGTCTAAAGCCAAGTACAACTGCGGTGGTACAAACCCAGCCGGATTTTTTGTCCGCAGCATAAATTGATAATCTTTCTCCTGCCCCTTTACGCGATTGTCACGGTTATCTTGCTGGTAGGAACCATGAAACTTGAGAAGTTGTATCGCATCTTCATTAAAGTGAGTAGTATCCTCAAGAATTTGTGTTGCGACAGGTTCACGTAAAAAGTTACTTTTTTCCTTAATGCCTTCTACTTTAGAAGGCTTACGGCTGGCTATTGGGGAAGGAGCAGATTTAACCATTAGAGTTATATAGTATTCTCAATAAGGCATCGGTAAACGCCGAGGCACGTTTTCGGCTGTGTTATTCCCGGTAATTCGGTCGGAAATATGAGGAATAATTTAATTTTAACACGGCAAAAGCTGGCTTTGTCCGTGATGTAACACTTAACAAAACCAGCTTGTGGTAGTTATGAGTGCTTAATAACAAGTATAAAGCGACTAAGGACTGAGTAATCTATCTGAAGCGATAGCCGATGCCACCATTAATGCTGACAGCAGAAGCGGGGCTATTTTCATAAGCACTAATTCCGAGTTTGGCATTAGTGTAGACGAGGAAGTTTTTAGCAACTTCTGATTCCACACCAGCACCAACCACTACAGCATCTTTGTTACCAATGGGGCTTGGTGAACCATCTTTATCTAAGAAAGAATAACCACCAGTGATAAAAGCATTAGTGCGATTAGCAATAGGTACGTCTACAGAAACTTCTGGGATGATAACACTCGTATTATCATTCCAAAGCACGTTACCGCGTGCCGAAAATGGTGTGTTTCCTAACTTGACGCGACCTGTGAGATTTCCCCCAAAGTTAGCAGCATCATTATTGGCTCCGCCATTAGTAACACCGGCTGCTACACCAGCACCAATATAACTAGCATCAGTACCTTTTTGTGTTTCGGCAGCAGCTTGTCCCGCACTTAGAATAAAAGGAGCAAACACAAAGGAAGACAATGCAGAGATTGTCACAAAAGACTTGAGTATTAGTTTCATAATCTAGAAATTTGTTGTAGGCTTTGCCTTATATATTCAAAGTCGTAAACCATACACAAAGGTTCCAGATAATTTCTAGAATTTATGGCATCACTGAATCAAGGGATGAATTTTATTTTGTGCCTTTGCGCCTACCCTTCGGGTTCCGCTTTAGCGGTATGCGCGAAACAAACCGCCAAGGACGCATAGACGTGTCAGCGGCTTCCCGCAGGATAGAACACAAAGTTAAGAGGGTTTTAGAGAGTTTTTGCTTAAATTTTATAAGTAGTATAATTGCAGAGATAGCTATAAGCCAGATTTAAAGTGATGCGATCGCCGATTCACGTTTTTTCGGTTGCCGAATATTTAGCAGCAGAAAGTAAAAGCGAACTTCGTCATGAGTACTTGGGTGGTCAAATTTTTGCGATGACGGGGGGCAGTAAGGCGCATAATATCATTACCTTAAATATTGCCAGTCGGTTACGTTCTCAATTGCGTGGCGGGGCTTGCGATGTCTTCATGTCGGATATGAAGGTTAAGTTGGAGGCTGCTAATCAAAATCAGACGATATTTTATTATCCTGATGTGGTAGTTACTTGTAGTGAT contains the following coding sequences:
- the sir gene encoding sulfite reductase, ferredoxin dependent; amino-acid sequence: MVKSAPSPIASRKPSKVEGIKEKSNFLREPVATQILEDTTHFNEDAIQLLKFHGSYQQDNRDNRVKGQEKDYQFMLRTKNPAGFVPPQLYLALDKLADEYGNRTLRVTTRQGFQMHGILKKNLKLAIATIVKNLGSTLGACGDLNRNVMAPPAPFKNRPEYQYAWEYAQNIADLLSPQTGAYYEIWLDGEKAISAQESPEVKAARQRNGTGTIIHDSEEPIYGTHYMPRKFKVCVTVPGDNSVDLYSQDLTLVVMTNQQGELEGFNVFAGGGLGRTHNKEETFARLADEICYVAKDDVYDLVKAIVATQRDYGDRSDRRHARLKYLINDWGVDKFRAKVEEYFGKSVAPFKPLPEFKYQDFLGWQEQGDGKLFLGISVENGRVKDQGSFQLKTALREIVEQLNLPIRLTPHHNVIFYDIEPNQKQVVQEILNRCGIISDPNQIEPLVRYAMACPALPTCGLAITESERAIPGILEQIRALLDKNGLQNEHFVVRMTGCPNGCARPYMAELGFVGSAPESYQVWLGGSPAQTRLAQPYTEKLHHNDLESFLEPIFVYFKKSRQPGESFGDFCDRVGFDAIREFTATYEPETADIEPKAKTSQSPSRSRHRISLHDEIYEKLKAAATSQGQPMTNLVNEALKEYLQKLP